Proteins encoded within one genomic window of Helicobacter sp. 'house sparrow 1':
- the xseA gene encoding exodeoxyribonuclease VII large subunit, translating to MKPLSVSILNAQIQSLIESTFVEVLVEGEVSNLTKHSSGHYYFSIKDENSSIRCVMFRGNVSKLKFDLQNNQKILLKGAVSVYVPRGEYQVVCSSIEPSGYGDLHFAFEQLKQKLQERGFFDSRFKKQLPKFPKKIALITSKTGAALQDMLHVAQSRWNLVKLVNINTLVQGDGAKESIVQSIKIADSFFGTSEAFDVIVLARGGGSLEDLWAFNEEVVAQAIFDANTPIVSAIGHEIDYVISDFVADLRVPTPSAAMEKVLPDKNTWFLNLDSIHNDLLSQVQKFFVPFQKQLQDYLFFLNQYKFENKFQNNKKVLEELHKMISLKMENILVKKNTQLLQDYLDNAIKSFLFKKDLIYKEAKAKLEGKNLDNLCRNGYAQIIYQDKVVPLNKLKQNDLIEIVSTDTQVDAIVQRVKTNS from the coding sequence TTGAAACCCCTTAGTGTTAGTATTTTAAATGCACAAATACAATCTTTGATTGAGAGTACTTTTGTTGAAGTATTGGTAGAAGGAGAGGTGAGTAATCTCACTAAACATAGTAGTGGGCATTACTATTTTAGTATTAAAGATGAGAATTCTTCTATCCGCTGTGTAATGTTTAGAGGCAATGTCTCTAAATTGAAATTTGATTTACAAAATAATCAAAAAATTTTGCTTAAAGGGGCCGTTAGCGTTTATGTCCCTAGAGGGGAATATCAGGTTGTTTGTTCTAGTATTGAGCCAAGTGGGTATGGAGATCTTCATTTTGCATTTGAACAACTAAAACAAAAGCTTCAAGAAAGAGGATTTTTTGATTCTCGATTTAAAAAACAATTACCAAAATTTCCAAAAAAAATTGCATTGATTACTTCAAAAACAGGTGCTGCATTGCAGGATATGCTCCATGTTGCACAAAGTAGATGGAATCTAGTAAAACTTGTCAATATTAATACTTTAGTACAAGGGGATGGAGCAAAAGAAAGCATTGTTCAAAGTATTAAAATAGCTGATAGTTTTTTTGGGACTAGCGAAGCATTTGATGTTATCGTTCTTGCAAGAGGAGGGGGTAGTTTAGAGGATTTGTGGGCCTTTAATGAAGAAGTGGTTGCACAAGCTATTTTTGATGCAAATACTCCTATTGTTTCTGCCATAGGACATGAAATTGATTATGTGATTAGTGATTTTGTTGCAGATTTGAGAGTACCCACTCCATCTGCAGCAATGGAAAAAGTTTTACCAGATAAAAACACATGGTTCTTAAACCTTGATTCAATACACAATGATCTTTTATCTCAAGTGCAGAAATTTTTTGTTCCTTTCCAAAAACAACTTCAAGATTATCTCTTTTTTCTCAATCAATATAAATTTGAAAATAAGTTTCAAAATAATAAAAAAGTGCTTGAGGAATTGCATAAAATGATTTCTTTAAAGATGGAAAATATTTTAGTAAAAAAGAATACTCAATTGCTACAGGACTATTTAGATAATGCTATCAAATCTTTTTTATTTAAAAAAGATTTGATTTATAAGGAAGCTAAAGCAAAGCTTGAGGGTAAAAATCTTGATAACTTATGTCGTAATGGGTATGCACAGATTATCTATCAGGATAAAGTAGTGCCCTTAAATAAACTAAAGCAAAATGATCTGATTGAAATTGTTAGCACAGATACGCAAGTGGATGCAATTGTACAAAGAGTAAAAACAAACTCTTAA